A single genomic interval of Lathyrus oleraceus cultivar Zhongwan6 chromosome 7, CAAS_Psat_ZW6_1.0, whole genome shotgun sequence harbors:
- the LOC127107673 gene encoding 60S ribosomal protein L7a-2 yields MGPKKGVKAPVAASKKKPEKVTNPLFEKRPKQFGIGGALPPKRDLTRFVKWPKNVQIQRKKRILKQRLKVPPALNQFTKTLDKNLATSLFKILLKYRPEDKAEKRERLLKRAQAESEGKTVETKKPINVKYGLNHVTYLIEQNKAQLVVIAHDVDPIELVVWLPALCRKMEIPYCIVKGKARLGTVVHKKTAAVLCLTTVKNEDKMEFSRVLEAIKANFNDKYEEYRKKWGGGIMGSKSQAKTKAKERLIAKEAAQRMT; encoded by the exons ATG GGTCCCAAAAAGGGTGTTAAAGCTCCAGTTGCAGCTTCCAAGAAGAAGCCC GAGAAGGTTACAAACCCACTTTTCGAGAAACGCCCAAAGCAATTCGGAATTGGAGGGGCATTGCCTCCTAAGAGGGATTTGACTAGATTCGTGAAATGGCCAAAGAATGTTCAGATTCAGAGGAAGAAGAGAATTCTGAAGCAGAGGTTGAAGGTTCCCCCAGCTTTGAACCAGTTTACAAAAACTCTCGACAAAAACTTAG CAACAAGCTTGTTCAAGATTCTTCTGAAGTACAGGCCTGAGGACAAAGCAGAAAAGAGGGAGAGGCTTTTGAAAAGGGCTCAGGCAGAGTCTGAGGGTAAAACAGTCGAGACTAAGAAGCCTATTAATGTGAAATATGGTCTCAATCATGTTACCTACCTCATTGAGCAG AATAAAGCTCAGCTTGTCGTGATTGCTCATGACGTTGATCCAATTGAATTGGTTGTCTGGCTTCCAGCTTTGTGCCGGAAGATGGAAATTCCTTATTGTATTGTCAAGGGCAAGGCTCGCCTTGGAACT GTTGTCCATAAGAAAACTGCAGCTGTTTTGTGCTTGACAACGGTTAAAAATGAAGATAAAATGGAGTTTAGCAGGGTCCTTGAAGCAATCAAG GCTAACTTCAATGACAAGTATGAAGAGTACAGGAAGAAGTGGGGTGGTGGAATCATGGGTTCCAAATCCCAAGCCAAAACCAAGGCGAAGGAAAGGCTTATTGCCAAGGAAGCTGCCCAGAGGATGACTTAG